One Capsicum annuum cultivar UCD-10X-F1 chromosome 2, UCD10Xv1.1, whole genome shotgun sequence genomic window carries:
- the LOC107859927 gene encoding uncharacterized protein LOC107859927, whose translation MPTYTAVAVDRLIESRGSKSMATSKSIHESKFERRNNIPNSSFNRSKNGSGSELERKTILSNIKMDDTNGKSSVNGDRKDHWTQISPALYTIPKPAPLPDSPSSYPDSPSSFPPSPYIINHKRRGPRLSKSFTEDDFGTQQHALDGEKIDENLRDTEEELPSTSADDLSVSRETANNVKEDNLLFPTDNLGKGGEVAGLREGGLLHQDLPNGSAGQNGTMKSVAFNLRKGGEADDFFDPQESLSVRSFGESENNGGLQRSLSSMTPMGEFYDAWEELSSENGPQLPANDFENELREIRLSLLMEIEKRKQVEEVLSNMQTQWQRIRERLSLVGLNIPPNLVAGEELDNEQPDDQVEDLCQQVQTIRFVSESIGRGITKAEMETEVEAQIESKNFEIARLWDKLNYYEAVNREMSQRNQEAIESARRLRQIRKRRQKKWIWGSIAATITLGSAVLAWSYFSTGKESSSLNQSRSLEGGSASEL comes from the exons ATGCCGACATATACAGCAGTTGCTGTGGATAGATTAATAGAATCGAGGGGCTCGAAATCCATGGCAACTTCCAAGAGCATTCACGAATCAAAATTTGAGAGGAGGAACAACATTCCTAATTCAAGTTTTAATAGAAGCAAGAACGGTTCTGGTTCAGAACTAGAAAGGAAAACTATCCTGTCTAATATAAAGATGGATGATACCAATGGTAAGTCCTCCGTAAATGGAGATAGGAAAGATCACTGGACTCAAATATCTCCTGCACTATACACGATTCCAAAGCCAGCGCCACTTCCAGATTCCCCTTCGTCATATCCAGATTCTCCTTCTTCGTTTCCTCCATCGCCCTACATAATCAATCACAAGCGTCGAGGTCCACGCCTTTCAAAGAGTTTCACCGAAGATGATTTTGGCACTCAACAACACGCTCTAGACGGAGAGAAAATAGATGAGAATTTAAGAGACACGGAGGAGGAGCTCCCCAGTACATCTGCTGATGATCTTTCCGTTTCTAGGGAGACAGCTAATAATGTGAAAGAGGATAATTTGTTATTCCCTACTGATAACCTGGGTAAGGGTGGTGAAGTGGCCGGCCTCCGTGAAGGGGGGCTTCTTCACCAAGATTTGCCTAATGGTTCAGCTGGGCAAAATGGTACAATGAAGTCTGTTGCATTCAATTTGCGGAAAGGTGGTGAAGCTGATGATTTCTTTGACCCACAGGAGTCTCTGAGTGTCAGGAGTTTCGGTGAGAGTGAGAATAATGGTGGACTCCAGCGCAGTTTAAGTTCCATGACCCCGATGGGAGAATTTTATGATGCTTGGGAAG AACTATCTTCAGAGAATGGGCCACAGCTACCtgcaaatgattttgaaaatgagCTACGTGAAATAAGATTGAGCTTATTAATGGAAATTGAAAAGCGAAAGCAAGTTGAAGAAGTTCTAAGTAATATGCAGACCCAATGGCAGAGGATTCGTGAACGATTGTCTCTCGTGGGGTTGAACATCCCTCCTAATCTTGTTGCTGGAGAGGAATTGGACAATGAACAGCCAGATGATCAGGTGGAAGATTTGTGTCAACAAGTACAAACCATTCGATTTGTATCAGAATCCATTGGAAGGGGAATAACAAAGGCTGAGATGGAGACAGAAGTTGAGGCTCAAATTGAGTCAAAGAACTTTGAGATAGCTCGACTATGGGACAAGTTGAATTATTATGAAGCTGTGAACCGAGAAATGTCACAGAGGAATCAGGAAGCTATAG AGTCAGCACGGCGTCTTAGGCAAATAAGGAAAAGAAGGCAGAAGAAATGGATATGGGGTTCGATTGCTGCTACAATTACACTAGGCTCTGCTGTCTTAGCATGGTCTTACTTTTCTACTGGAAAAGAATCATCGTCCTTGAATCAATCTCGTAGTCTTGAAGGTGGCTCTGCATCAGAGCTATAA